The following proteins are co-located in the Corynebacterium kalinowskii genome:
- a CDS encoding dihydrofolate reductase, whose product MLQAIWAQSRDGIIGDGVDMPWHLPEDLKHLKATTLGSPVIMGRATWESIPERFRPLPGRENYVLSSREPGDWSRGAQVITTLPDTDAWIMGGGRVYADTLPQVTRVIVTEIDTKLSSTKNAVYAPALDEFKLVAETPWQISEQGHLLSDPDKTPLNYRFLTYERSSR is encoded by the coding sequence GTGTTGCAGGCGATTTGGGCGCAGTCCCGCGACGGAATTATCGGCGACGGCGTCGATATGCCCTGGCACTTGCCGGAGGACCTTAAGCACTTAAAGGCAACAACGCTGGGATCCCCAGTCATCATGGGCCGTGCTACCTGGGAATCCATTCCCGAGCGCTTCCGCCCACTCCCCGGCCGCGAGAATTACGTGCTATCCAGCCGTGAGCCCGGCGACTGGTCGCGTGGCGCTCAGGTGATCACCACACTGCCGGACACGGATGCCTGGATCATGGGAGGCGGTCGCGTCTACGCCGATACTCTGCCCCAGGTCACCCGCGTCATTGTCACGGAAATCGACACGAAGCTGAGCTCAACGAAGAACGCGGTCTATGCGCCAGCGCTGGATGAGTTTAAGCTGGTCGCCGAGACACCTTGGCAAATCTCCGAACAGGGCCATCTCCTGTCGGATCCAGACAAGACCCCGCTCAATTACCGATTCCTCACCTACGAAAGGAGCTCCCGATGA
- a CDS encoding DUF1906 domain-containing protein has translation MVLSRRSFLKASALAAVAPIAASAVDKLPAAHALGAPVGTVIDYSGGVPNAQDVKARGHLGAVRYVSERRPGANWMLGKPVRIDETKAFSNAGLEVASVYQFGRAETADWLQGAAGAAIHAPQAIALHTAAGGPTGRPIYVAIDDNPTRAQYDGQIRPYLRAFKTALEGAGLRLGIYGNYNVIDWAIADGLGEFFWMHDWGSAGRIHPRTTIHQKAKWQENISGVEVDINNVYAHDWGQWKPGYAPTPAPGQIPAIPNTDQLSSMLPPQLGNVKLPSQQQINDAINMVNKARGLSS, from the coding sequence GTGGTCCTCTCTCGTCGTTCGTTCCTCAAAGCCAGCGCCCTGGCCGCTGTTGCGCCAATCGCTGCCAGCGCCGTCGATAAGCTCCCTGCAGCTCACGCACTCGGCGCGCCCGTCGGCACTGTTATCGACTACTCCGGCGGCGTACCAAACGCGCAGGATGTCAAGGCGCGGGGCCACCTCGGCGCTGTCCGCTACGTATCCGAGCGACGCCCGGGTGCTAACTGGATGCTCGGCAAGCCAGTTCGGATCGATGAGACCAAGGCTTTCTCCAACGCAGGCCTCGAGGTTGCATCTGTGTACCAGTTCGGTCGCGCTGAAACCGCAGACTGGCTCCAGGGCGCTGCAGGCGCGGCTATCCACGCCCCACAGGCCATCGCCCTGCACACCGCTGCCGGCGGCCCAACCGGACGCCCGATCTACGTCGCGATCGATGACAACCCAACCCGCGCCCAATACGACGGCCAGATCCGCCCCTACCTGCGCGCGTTCAAGACCGCACTGGAAGGTGCCGGCCTGCGACTAGGCATTTATGGCAACTACAACGTCATCGACTGGGCTATCGCCGACGGCCTCGGCGAATTCTTCTGGATGCACGACTGGGGCTCCGCCGGCCGCATCCACCCCCGCACCACCATCCACCAGAAGGCCAAGTGGCAAGAAAATATCAGTGGCGTTGAGGTCGACATCAACAACGTGTACGCACACGACTGGGGCCAGTGGAAGCCAGGCTATGCCCCAACCCCTGCGCCGGGGCAGATCCCCGCTATCCCGAACACGGATCAGCTCTCCAGCATGCTGCCACCACAGCTTGGCAATGTGAAGCTCCCAAGCCAGCAGCAGATTAACGACGCCATCAACATGGTGAACAAGGCACGCGGCCTATCGAGCTAG
- the cobF gene encoding precorrin-6A synthase (deacetylating), whose product MQHIEVIGIGAGNPDHLTLQAVEALRRSDVVVALDKGDTKADLLNARREIVDKHAPGTPIVAVTDPERDRNPADYKAEVERWHQERAQLLLDALPAEGTAAFLVWGDPSLYDSTLRIIERMRGLGLNATVTVTPGITAVQALTAAHGILINRIGEDIRITTGRALVDGPMTNAVVMLDGGAAWMHAPDAEIWWGAYLGTDKQVLRHGLVSEIGIDLAQEKAALREKHGWIMDIYLLRK is encoded by the coding sequence ATGCAGCACATTGAAGTCATCGGCATCGGTGCCGGAAACCCAGATCATCTGACTCTGCAAGCCGTCGAGGCTTTGCGCCGGTCGGATGTAGTGGTGGCGCTGGACAAGGGTGACACGAAGGCCGATCTGCTCAATGCGCGACGGGAAATCGTCGATAAGCATGCGCCCGGCACCCCGATCGTCGCAGTGACCGACCCCGAGCGCGACCGCAACCCCGCCGACTATAAGGCTGAGGTGGAGCGGTGGCACCAAGAGCGCGCACAGCTGCTTCTCGACGCCCTCCCCGCCGAGGGCACTGCCGCATTCCTGGTCTGGGGCGATCCATCACTGTATGACTCCACGCTGCGCATCATCGAGCGGATGCGTGGCCTCGGGCTAAATGCCACGGTGACCGTGACCCCAGGGATTACCGCAGTGCAGGCGCTGACTGCCGCCCATGGGATTTTGATCAATCGGATTGGCGAAGATATCCGCATCACCACTGGCCGCGCGCTGGTGGATGGCCCGATGACGAATGCTGTGGTCATGCTCGATGGTGGGGCTGCCTGGATGCACGCGCCTGATGCAGAGATCTGGTGGGGTGCCTACTTGGGGACCGACAAGCAAGTGCTCCGCCACGGCCTCGTCTCCGAGATCGGCATTGACCTGGCACAAGAAAAAGCCGCGCTTCGAGAAAAGCACGGCTGGATCATGGACATTTACTTACTTAGGAAGTAA
- a CDS encoding solute symporter family protein, with product MSNTYLLAAESNTGNPVLNIIVFVIFIVVTMAIVMRVGKKTSDASDFYTGGASFTGTQNGLAIAGDYLSAASFLGIVGAIALTGYDGFLYSIGFFVAWLVALLLVAEPLRNVGKFTMADVLSFRLKQKPVRMAAAMGTLFVSLFYLIAQMAGAGSLVAVLLNLHGKTEQAIVVVIVGIIMIAYVLIGGMKGTTYVQMIKAVLLVGTVVIMTGLVFFAVKGGFNELFTKAVEAHGGNEALLKPGMKYGKTEISKLDFISLGLALVLGTAGLPHVLMRFYTVPTAREARKSVTWAIILIGAFYLMTLVLGYGAAALVGPERIKAAPGGANAAAPLLALELGGSFFMAIISAIAFATVLAVVAGLAITASASVAHDVYHSIIRNGQSTEEEQVRVSRITVVVIGVVAIVLGILAMSQNVAFLVALAFAIAASANLPTILYSLYWKKFNTTGAVTAIYSGLLSALVLIVFSPAVSGSATAMFPNADFAWFPLANPGLVSIPLGFLGGIVGTFIGKPDNMDDLQSEMEVRSLTGVGVEAPVDH from the coding sequence GTGTCCAACACTTACCTTCTCGCAGCCGAGTCCAACACCGGCAACCCCGTTCTCAACATCATCGTCTTTGTTATCTTCATCGTGGTCACCATGGCCATCGTGATGCGCGTGGGCAAAAAGACTTCAGACGCATCGGATTTCTACACCGGTGGTGCTTCCTTCACCGGTACCCAGAATGGCCTTGCCATCGCCGGCGACTACCTCTCGGCAGCGTCGTTCCTCGGTATCGTCGGTGCGATCGCGCTGACGGGCTACGACGGATTCTTGTACTCCATCGGATTCTTCGTCGCATGGCTGGTAGCCCTCCTGCTGGTGGCTGAGCCACTGCGTAACGTGGGTAAGTTCACCATGGCTGACGTTCTGTCTTTCCGCCTGAAGCAAAAGCCAGTTCGTATGGCAGCTGCCATGGGTACTCTTTTCGTGTCCCTGTTCTACCTGATCGCTCAGATGGCTGGCGCCGGCTCCCTCGTGGCCGTGCTGCTGAACCTGCATGGTAAGACTGAGCAGGCCATCGTCGTGGTCATCGTCGGTATCATCATGATTGCCTACGTCCTCATCGGCGGCATGAAGGGCACCACCTACGTCCAGATGATTAAGGCCGTGCTCCTGGTGGGCACCGTGGTTATCATGACCGGCCTCGTGTTCTTCGCAGTCAAGGGTGGTTTCAACGAGCTGTTCACCAAGGCAGTCGAAGCCCACGGCGGCAACGAAGCATTGCTGAAGCCAGGCATGAAGTACGGCAAGACGGAGATCTCCAAGCTGGACTTCATCTCCTTGGGCCTCGCACTCGTGCTGGGTACTGCAGGTCTGCCACACGTTTTGATGCGTTTCTACACCGTGCCAACGGCTAGGGAAGCTCGTAAGTCTGTAACCTGGGCTATCATCCTCATCGGTGCGTTCTACCTGATGACCTTGGTTCTTGGTTACGGCGCTGCAGCCCTGGTTGGCCCAGAGCGCATCAAGGCAGCTCCTGGCGGCGCAAATGCTGCAGCACCACTGCTCGCACTCGAACTTGGTGGCTCCTTCTTCATGGCCATCATCTCCGCGATTGCCTTCGCTACGGTTCTTGCTGTGGTTGCAGGTCTGGCGATTACTGCCTCTGCTTCCGTTGCACACGACGTGTACCACTCCATCATCCGTAATGGTCAGTCCACGGAAGAAGAACAGGTCCGCGTCTCCCGCATCACCGTAGTTGTCATCGGTGTCGTGGCGATCGTCCTCGGCATCCTGGCCATGAGCCAGAACGTGGCCTTCCTGGTGGCCCTGGCCTTCGCTATCGCAGCGTCCGCTAACCTGCCAACCATCCTGTACTCGCTGTACTGGAAGAAGTTCAACACCACTGGTGCTGTCACGGCGATCTACTCCGGCCTGCTCTCCGCGCTGGTTCTGATCGTGTTCTCCCCGGCAGTGTCCGGCTCGGCTACGGCAATGTTCCCGAACGCTGACTTCGCTTGGTTCCCGCTGGCGAACCCAGGCCTCGTCTCCATCCCACTCGGCTTCCTCGGCGGTATCGTCGGTACCTTCATCGGTAAGCCGGACAACATGGATGATCTGCAGTCTGAAATGGAAGTCCGTTCCCTCACCGGCGTCGGTGTGGAAGCTCCGGTCGACCACTAG
- a CDS encoding class I SAM-dependent methyltransferase produces the protein MEALDKIGRENLDVSEQFFTASTVASVMADMLVGRDFCRKSVRLLDPGAGTDILSVTVIDRIKEVSPDTSVDVVAVEKEPSTTPFL, from the coding sequence GTGGAAGCACTTGACAAGATTGGGCGAGAAAACTTAGACGTTTCCGAACAGTTCTTCACGGCGTCGACAGTAGCTTCGGTCATGGCAGATATGCTGGTAGGTCGAGATTTTTGTAGGAAATCTGTCAGGTTGCTTGATCCAGGTGCTGGTACCGATATTCTGTCTGTCACAGTCATTGATCGAATTAAAGAAGTTTCTCCAGATACGAGTGTTGATGTAGTTGCAGTTGAGAAAGAGCCCTCTACTACACCTTTCTTGTGA
- a CDS encoding thymidylate synthase has protein sequence MISTPYEDLLAKILREGAKKDDRTGTGTTSLFGQQIRFNLAEAFPLITTKKVYWKGIVGELLWFLQGSSNVKWLQDNNIHIWDEWAAEDGELGPVYGVQWRSWPTPDGGHIDQISQALETLKNNPDSRRNIVSAWNVSEIKNMALPPCHLLFQFYVADGKLSCQLYQRSADMFLGVPFNIASYSLLTHMFAQQAGLEVGEFIWTGGDCHIYDNHVEQVKTQLSREARAYPTLQLNKAHDLFSYTFEDCVVEGYDPHPAIKGQVAV, from the coding sequence ATGATTTCGACCCCTTATGAAGATTTGTTGGCCAAGATCCTGCGCGAAGGCGCCAAGAAGGATGACCGCACAGGAACCGGCACAACCAGCCTGTTCGGCCAGCAGATCCGCTTCAACCTCGCAGAGGCGTTCCCGCTGATCACCACCAAGAAGGTGTACTGGAAGGGGATCGTCGGTGAGCTGCTGTGGTTCTTACAGGGCTCATCGAACGTGAAGTGGCTACAAGACAACAACATCCATATCTGGGATGAGTGGGCCGCTGAAGACGGCGAACTGGGGCCGGTTTACGGCGTGCAGTGGCGCAGCTGGCCGACACCTGACGGTGGCCACATTGATCAAATCAGCCAGGCACTGGAGACGCTAAAGAATAACCCGGATTCCAGGCGAAACATCGTCTCTGCGTGGAACGTTTCGGAAATCAAGAACATGGCGTTGCCACCCTGCCACCTGCTCTTCCAGTTCTACGTCGCGGACGGCAAGCTCAGCTGTCAGCTGTATCAGCGCAGCGCCGACATGTTCCTCGGGGTACCGTTCAACATCGCCTCCTATTCCCTGCTCACGCACATGTTTGCGCAGCAGGCTGGCCTGGAAGTTGGCGAGTTCATCTGGACCGGCGGAGACTGCCACATCTACGACAACCACGTGGAGCAAGTCAAGACTCAGCTGTCCCGCGAGGCACGCGCCTACCCTACGCTGCAGCTGAACAAGGCTCACGACCTATTCAGCTACACCTTTGAGGATTGTGTCGTCGAAGGCTACGATCCACACCCTGCGATCAAAGGCCAGGTCGCCGTCTAG
- a CDS encoding mycoredoxin, with the protein MSELTLYTTEWCPFCQKLVAALDEAKVPYTKIDVEEDAEAAAWVESVNGGDRIVPTVKYPDGSYATNPLPKVAMRKFARLTS; encoded by the coding sequence ATGAGTGAGCTCACCCTGTACACCACCGAATGGTGCCCGTTCTGCCAGAAGCTCGTCGCCGCCCTCGACGAGGCGAAAGTCCCTTACACCAAGATTGATGTCGAGGAAGACGCCGAGGCTGCGGCGTGGGTCGAGTCCGTCAATGGCGGAGACCGCATCGTGCCGACCGTGAAGTACCCGGACGGCTCCTACGCCACCAATCCGCTCCCCAAGGTGGCCATGCGCAAGTTCGCGCGACTTACTTCCTAA
- a CDS encoding DUF485 domain-containing protein, with translation MSTGSHPQLTRREPTAAEFRAMQQSPQFQELRSTFRNFTFPMSVLFFVWFIGFVLVATYMPDLMATKVFGKMNLGIVLGLLQFLTTFIITWVYIKFANKNIEPRATAIRQEMEGM, from the coding sequence ATGAGCACCGGATCTCACCCGCAGCTCACGCGCCGTGAACCAACGGCCGCGGAGTTCCGCGCGATGCAGCAGAGCCCTCAGTTCCAAGAACTGCGCTCCACTTTCCGCAATTTTACGTTCCCTATGTCCGTTCTCTTCTTTGTCTGGTTCATCGGCTTCGTGCTCGTGGCCACCTACATGCCAGACCTGATGGCTACCAAGGTGTTCGGCAAGATGAACCTGGGCATCGTTCTGGGACTGCTTCAGTTCCTCACCACCTTCATCATCACGTGGGTGTACATCAAGTTTGCTAACAAGAACATCGAGCCGCGTGCTACCGCGATTCGTCAAGAAATGGAAGGGATGTAA